GACCCCGATTCGGGAGCACAGGTGGGCGACGTCCTCGATGAGGTGGGTGGAGATCAGCACGGTCCGGTCCGCGCCCAGACCGGCCACGACCTCGCGCACCCGGAGCCGCTGTCCCGGGTCGAGACCGGCGGTGGGTTCGTCCAGGATCAGGACCCGGGGGGCGTGGGCGAGTGCGGCGGCGATGCCCACGCGCTGGCGTTGGCCCCCGGACAGGGAACGGGTGCGCTGGTCGGCGAGCTCGGCCAGGTCGACGGATTCCAGTGCCCGTCGGGCAGCCTCCCCGCACGCGCGTCGGTCCAGCCCGTGCGCCCAGGCCGCGTAGGCGACGGTGTCCGCCACGGTCAGCTCGCCCGCCAGAGTGAAACGCTGCGGTACGAACCCCAGCTCGCGGCGGGCCCGGGACCGGCCGACCCCGGTGGCCAGGTCGTGCTCCCCGATGAGCAGCCGCCCTCCCCGGACGGGGAGCAGCGTCACGATGAGCGAGAGCAGGGTGGTCTTGCCCGCGCCGTTCGGCCCGAGGAGTCCGGTGACGCCGGGTTCCACGTTCCAGGTGAGGGAGTCCAGGACCTTCTTGCGACCCCGGTGGCCCCAGCCCCGGTATCCGAAGTCCAGGCCCTCAGCGGTGATCCGCACGGGACTTTCCTTTCCCCTCACCGGCAGTCGGCCGGGAGCATCGATCGGAAGTGGGGCGGCCCCTGGCGGACGGCGGTCCGCTCCTGCCCGAACCCCTGCTCACGGCCACGGCCTGATCGGGCCGGGCGGCGCAGCGCTCATGCATCCGGACGCAGGAAGAATTCCCCTTGCTTCGGATCTCGAAAACGAACTCCGGCGGAACGTCTTCACTGTTGGGGGGAGGTTGGGGGGCATATGCATAAATGGGATGAAAGGTGATCCCGGTTTCCGTCGCGCCGGAATTCAAGGAAAGGCACCGGGCAAAAAGACGGTGCCCGGCGGTCGTGACACGACCACCGGGCACCGGGTGCCGGACCGCGGGGGAGCGGTCGGGCAGAAGCCCTACTGGGCAAGGGTCCTACCGGGCCCCTACTTCATCTTGTTGCCGGCGGACTTCAGGTGCTGGGCACCCTCGACCACGCGGGCGGCCATCCCGGCCTCGGCGACCTTGCCGTAGGCGCGCGGGTCGTAGGCCTTCTTGTTGCCGATCTCGCCGTCGACCTTCAGCACGCCGTCGTAGTTCTTCATGATGTGGTCGACGACCGGACGCGTGTAGGCGTACTGGGTGTCGGTGTCGATGTTCATCTTCACGACGCCGTAGTCGATGGCCTCGTGGATCTCCTCCATGGTGGAGCCGGAGCCGCCGTGGAAGACGAAGTCGAAGGCCTTGGCCTTGCCGTACTTGGCGGCGACGGCGTCCTGGGCGGTCTTGAGGACCTCGGGGCGCAGCTTCACGAAGCCGGGCTTGTAGGAGCCGTGCACGTTGCCGAAGGTCAGGGCGGTCATGTAGTAGCCCTTCTCGCCCAGGCCCAGCACCTCGGCGGTACGCAGGGCGTCCTCCGGGGTGGTGTACAGCTTCTCGTTGATCTCGCCGACGATGCCGTCCTCCTCGCCGCCGACGACGCCGACCTCGATCTCGAGGATGGTCCGGGCGGCCTTGGAGGCGGCGAGCAGCTCGTCCGCGATCTGGAGGTTCTCCTCCAGCTCGACAGCGGAGCCGTCCCACATGTGCGACTGGAACAGCGGCTCCTGGCCCTTGGCCACGCGCTCCTTGGAGATCTCCAGCAGTGGGCGGACGAAGCCGTCGAGCTTGTTCTTGGGGCAGTGGTCGGTGTGCAGGGCGATGTTCACCGGGTACTTGGCGGCGACGACGCGAGCGAACTCGGCGAAGGCGACCGAGCCGGTGACCATGTCCTTGACCGAAGCGCCGGAGAGGAACTCCGCACCACCGGTGGAAATCTGGACGATGCCGTCGCTTTCGGCCTCGGCGAAGCCGCGCAGGGCGGCGTGCAGCGTCTGGCTGGAGGTCACGTTGATCGCCGGGTAGGCGAAGCCCTCGGACTTCGCGCGGCTCAGCATCTCGGTGTAGACCTCGGGGCTGGCGATGGGCATGGCTTGACTCTCCCTGGTTCGGCCTGGAGCGAGCGGCCGCCAGCGCGATGCTCTCGCCTGCCGAGCTCTCGCGTACTGACGGCACCCCACGTGCGTTGTCCCGGTGGAGGGAACCAGACCGTTGGGGGCGGCCCGCGGGCCGCGTGTCCGGAAGTGTCCACCGGGCGTCGTCCAAGTATCCCGAATAGCCGGAGCCGTTGGAAAGGTCTAGACCAAAAAGCTCAGGATCGGCGACGTACCCGCAGCTTACGGGGACAGGAAGGAGCGCTGGGGCGGGGGTGCCGGATGGGTCAGGGGTTTCTGCACGGCTATGTCACGAATGATGGTGAAGCTGCGTCTTCTGGGCGACTGCTGTCGCTTTTTGTCGTGATACGCGCTACATTCATCGCCGTGGGAAGGCATAGGAACGATCCTCGTGGCGTTGGTCAGGTGATGGCCATCGTCGGTGCCGTCGTGCTCTTGGTCACCTTGGTGGCCCTCGGCGGCTATTTCTTGTACCGAGCCCTCCCGGGCACCGGAACCAGCGTCAGCGCCAACGCCTCCGAGGCGGCCGCCGACGCGGTGGACTCCGACGAGATGGGCGTCCTCTACATCCGCGTGGTGGGCGAGTCCAGCAAGGTGTTCGTCCGAGTCCCCGGCGGGGACGTGCTCCTGGACCAGGACCTCACCCAGGGCAGCTCCGTGAACTACCCCAGCAACGCCAACGGCCTCGAGGTCACCATCGGCGACCCGACCGCCGTCGAGGTCTACGTCAACGGCGACCACCGCGACATCTCCGACCGCGACCCGGGGCACAGCTTCACCCTCAAGCCGTAACCCTGATCCCTTGGTCCTGACCCCGTAGCCCTGACCGGGGCGGGGCCCGAAGGCCCCACCGCGAGCAGTCAGTGGTCAGTGATCACCGGGGCGATCAACCGGGTTGGTCACCGGGGTGGTCAGACGTCCAGGTCGGACACCTCGAAGACGGGCCGGTACTCCAGGCCCTCTCCCTCCAGCTTCCCGCGCGCGCCGCGGTCCACGATCAGCGCGACCGCCACCACCTCGGCGCCCGCCTCACGCAGGGCCTCCACGGCCGTGAGCACCGAACCGCCGGTGGTGGAGGTGTCCTCCAGCGCCAGCACACGGCGCCCCTTGACGTCCGGTCCCTCGATCCGGCGCTGCAGGCCGTGCGCCTTGCCCGCCTTGCGCACCACGAAGGCGTCCAGCTTGCGCCCGCGCGCGTGCGCCGCGTGCAGCATCGCGGTGGCCACCGGGTCCGCGCCCAGGGTCAGACCGCCCACCGCGTCGAACTCCAGGTCCTCGACGGTGTCCAACAGGACCGAGCCGACCAGCGGCGCGGCCTCCCCGTCCAGGGTGATCCGGCGCAGGTCGACGTAGTAGTCGGCCTCCTTGCCGGAGGACAGGGTCACCTTCCCGCGCACGACCGCCTTATCGTTGATCTGACGCAGGAGTTCATCACGTTCGCTCATGATCAGTGAGCCTAGAACACCGGGTGGGGCCGCGCGGACCTGGGCTCCCGCCCCGGAGGGGATGCCAGTGAAGGAAGACACCGGAGTCGTCCGGGTGGAGACCACCGTCGACAGCCGCGAGGGCGCCGAGTCGGTGGCCGGTTCGGTGGTCGAGCACCGGCTTGCGGCCTGTGCCCAGGTGGGCGGGCCGATCCGGAGCTTCTACCGCTGGGAGGGCGAGACCCAGGCCGACGAGGAGTGGACGGTGGTGATCAAGACCGCCGCGGACCGCCTTGATGATCTGGTCGCGCACCTGGTCCGGACACACCCCTACGACGTCCCCGAGATCGTCGCCGTACCGGTGACCGGCGGCAACCCGGCCTACCTGGCCTGGGTCCGCGACGAGACCCGCACTGGTGGTTCCGCGTGATCACTGTTCTCCTACCCCCCACCCTCCGCGCCCCCTTCTCGCTCCTCGGCACTGCCGAGGCGCTCTCCGCCCAGGGGCACACCCCGGTGTTCCCTGAGATCCCGGACGACGACACCGCTCCGCACGCCGCCCGCTACGTCGCCCGGGCGAGCCTGGAGATCGGTCGCCTGGCCGCTGACCGGGCTCCGGCGGTCCTGGTCGCCGAGGGGGACAGCGGTCCGCTCCTGGGTGCTGTGGGGGCGGCTCAGCGCTCCGCGCACCGCCCCGTCCACGGTTATGTACTGGTGGACGCCCCGCTGCCCCAACCCGGCAGCCCGACCCGCACCGACATCGCCAAGAACCAGCTGCTCACCGAGGTCCCGCCCCGCGAGGGCGAACCCGCCGCCTACCGCACCGAGCGCCTGCCCACCGTCCCGGACTGGCCGGACGCGCCCTGCGGCTACCTGCTGACCGACCCGGCCTTCGCACACCCCGCGCACCTGGCCGGGATGCGCGGCTGGGCGGTCCGCGACGCCACGGGGGACCGGTCCAAGGCGGCGGCCGAGCTCGCCGCACTCATCGACGAACTCCTCCTCTGACCTCCACTGCGCCCCCAGGGCACCCGAAATCAAGATGACAGCGGTGCCGGGCGTAGCCATCATCAGGACATGATCGCGGACCACTTCCCCCCGATGGGGCTACGCCTGAACACTCCCCGCCTCCAACTGCGGATGCCCTCCGATACTGACCTGTCCCAGCTGGCCGAAGCCGCCGTCGCGGGCATCCACGACCCGGAGCGGATGCCGTTCATCGTCCCGTGGACCGACCAGACGCCCCGCCGTTTGGCGGCCGGCGTCATCCAGCACAACTGGTCGGCCATGGCTTCGTGGACACCCGAGAAGTGGACGTTCAACGCGGCTGTGGTGCACGAGGGCACTGTGATCGGCCTTCAGGACATGACGGGGAAGGACTTCGCGATCACCCGTCAGGTGGGTACCGGTTCGTGGCTGACCCAGCGCCACCAGGGCAAGGGGTTCGGTACGGAGATGCGGGCTGCCGTGCTGCACCTGGCCTTCGAATACCTGGGGGCGGAGGCTGCGGTCACGGAGGTCTTCAAGACCAGCGCGGCCTCTCGGGGTGTGACGCGCAAGCTCGGCTACCAACCGGACGGGAACAACCTGGTCGCGGTCCGGGGGCAACAGGTCAGCGAAGACCGGTACCGGCTGACCAGGGAGAACTGGGAGAAGCACCGCACAGTTCCGGTGACCGTCGAGGGGTTGGAACCGTGCCTGCCCTACTTCGGACTGGGTGAACTGCCCGACTGACGCGCGGTGGACGCCCCGGCCCCGCGGTTCATCAGGATCAGCACCACGAGGGGGCCGAGCAGGAAGCCCGTCCCGGTGACGACCCCGCTGACCAGCGGTACCCAGTCCGGGTGGCCCAGCAGCGCCATAGCCAGGCCGATTCCGCCGAGCACAGTGCCGTACCCGGCGACGTACAGGATCTCGGGCTGCTTCCAGTACCAGGCCAGTGGGAAGAAGTGCAGCCCGACGATGAGCGCAACCCAGGCCACCCCGGCCTGGTCGGGGACAGCGTCGAGTCGGCTGATGGTCTGTGCCCCGCCGATGATCAGCAGTACCTCGATCGTGGTGACCACCCCGAAGAAGGCGCCGAAGCGGGGTGCACCCGGGGGAGCGTCGCCTTCCTCTGACCGATTTTCCTTCCGCACCCTGAGTACAACCAGCCCCACGATGGCGACGGCGGCAGCCACAGCCAGGCCCCGAACCCCCATCGACACCGCCGGAGGCAGCGGCGGCCCGCTGTTGATCAGAACGAAGGCCAACCCGAACACCGAAGCGACGAAGAACCCAGCAAAACGCGCGATCATTCCTGGAAGCTACCAACCGCTATCGACGCGTGCTTTGCATTTTGGGGCCTATATGCCGCTTTGAGGCTCCTGTGTTCTCTGGTGAATAAAGTGTGGTGCGAGCGTCCCAGCGCCAGCATGCTGTCCCTCCTCGTGCCACCACGCCTTCCCCTCCCCGGCTGGAAACACCGAAGCCCCCGGCAGGTAGCCGGGGGCGGAGCTGGTTCAGTGAGGGGTTTAGACCCGGTCAACACGGATGGCGCGGAGGGCGGCGGTCCACTCCGATCCGGCGAAACCGAGGTGGCCGGCACCCCTGTTCTGAGTGTCGCGGACAAGGTGCTGGCCGAGGAGATCGGCGACCTCCACGCAGTTCTGAGCCTGGTTGCTGTAGCTGCTCTTGCGGAACTCAGGTGTCGGTGCCATGGGTGCTCTCTTCTCGAATGCCCTCGATGATCTGGGCACTCCTGACGGTACTGGCTGCCGTGCCTTGTACATGCCCGAAGGTCACGACGTACTGCTCGACATCCTCGGGAGCCTCTTCGAACTGCCCGCCGGTCACGGTGTCCGTGTACACGATGGTGGGATCGAGGGGCTCTGGGAACTCCAGGATGGTGAATGGGCTGCCGATCCCAGAGTATGCACCGGCGGAGAACGGCAACACCTGGATATGAATGTTCGCGTTCTGCCCGATGCGAGCGAGGTAGTCGAGTTGCCCCGCGAGCACGCCGGGGCTACCAATCGGGCGGCGAAGGGCCGCCTCATCGATCACCGCCCACAACTGAGGTGGCCGCTCGTGCCGGTGGAGGATTTCCCGGCGGCGCATACGCGCCTCGACTTGGCGGTCTATGTGCTCCGACGCCGTCAAGTTGCCTGCCTGGAAGATCCCAGCAGCGTACTCGGGTGTCTGGAGCAGCCCCGGGATAGTAGCGACCTCATACGTCTTGATGAGGGAAGCCTCGGTCTCGAAGTCTGGCAAGGCGCCATGGCCGAAGACGTCCCGATACCTCCACCACCAGCCCTTGTCTCCCGCGTCGCGGGCCAGCTGGCGTAGCGCTTCAGCTTCCTCATAGGGAGCCTTGTAGAGCTCGACCAGGCGATCCAGGTGGCCTGATTGGACCTTCTGGGTTTCTGCGGTCTCGATCTTTCCCAGCGTCGTCCGGGGGATCTTCGAACGATCGGACGCCTCGGTGGCGGTGAGCCCAGCGGCCTCTCTCATGCGCCTGAGCTGCATTCCTAGTCGGCGGCGCCGAACCGTGGGGCTGTACGTAGGGGAGCGCATGGCGACATCCTAGACGGGTATTTTTTAGGGAAACCCTAATTTTCGGTTGATGAAGCGGGTTGGTCTGTGCATCATAGACGGGACCTGAGCTGTTCGTTTCTACTGTGCAAATTGGGGTTATCCCTTATGTTGCTTTTTGCTCATTATTCGTGGCTTCCTGTCCCTTTTGGGCAGTTGGGGAAGTGCCGGGCTTCCCGGCTGCGGCGCTTCGTGATCCAGGACGAGGCTGGTGTGGCAGTCTCCGCTGGCCTGGAGGTGAGCGTGTGAGCGCCTCGACGCTGGACCTTCCGGAGGTGACGGTGCCCCTCCTGGCAACGGTCCAGTCCAAGTACCGGCACTACTTCGACTCGAACTCGGGGCGGGCGCCCTTCCGGAACCGGCGCTACGAGTTCGGGGCCGGACCCCTTCAAATGCCGCTGGTACGCGCCTTCTTGAACGCCTGCGCGGAGCGGCAGGACCCCGACTACCAGGACCTGTTCACCCTCCTGGGCAGCGAGCTTGCCGCCAACGCGATCCGGCACACGCGCTCGGGGGAGCGGTTCGGCTACTACACCCTCACCTGCATGCGACTCCGGGACGAGCTCCGCCTGCTTTGCAAGGACCAGGGGGTCAACACCCCGACACCCTCCACCCCCGACAACCCCCGCTACCTCACAGCCGACCCGAACGGGCTCGACGCCAACGTCAACGCCGGACGCGGGCTGGCCATGATCAACGCCCTGGCATCGGAGTGGGGCGACAACGGACTCACCCAGAACCGCCAGGTTTGGTTCCACCTGCCCTACGACCTGAGCGACAACCCCTGGAGTTACTTCTAGGACTCAGGTCAGGGCGGCATGGACAACCAGACCACCTGCTCAGACACCAACGGGCACGACTACATCCCGGACCAACCACCGGTGAAGCGCGGTAACACAGCGACGGCCACGTGCCGCTACTGCGGTCACACCATCACGGCCACGCGCTGAATCCTCAACACCCAAGAAAAAAGCTCTGGCGGGTGCGGCAAACACCCCCAGAGCAGGCCGACAAACACCCCTTAGAGAAAGAGTTGTCGACATGTCCATTGTGCCTCACCTGAGCCCTGCCCGCTGGCAGGCGCGGATCTATCCGGGACACCTGTCCCAGATGAGCACCGTGCGCGCGGACCTGCGCACCGACCTGACCGGGTTCAACGAAGACCTGATCGAAGCGCTGACCCTCTGCACCAGCGAGCTCGTGGCCAACACGATCGAGCACACGCGCTCCGGCGGCTCCGGTGGCCGGGTCCTGCGCGCACTTTTCGAGTCCGAGCCGGGGGTGCTGCGCCTGGTGGTCGTGGACGACGGCGCTCGCGAGTCCGCCCCGGCGATCCCGACCGACCGCACCGAGCAGGAGTGGCTGACCGCCGAGCGCGGCCGAGGCCTGCTCATGGTGGACATGCTCGCCTCCAGGTGGGGCGCCTACCCGGTCGTGCCCTTCCCCTTCTGCGCGGATCTGGGCATGGCGGTGTGGGCCGAGTTCGCGCTGGGCGGTGCTCAGCGATGACCGCCGTAGACACCAGGGTCAGGTCAGTGCTGGCCGCCCCACACGGGGCCCGCTTCACCCGAACCCCCGCACCGACACCCCGCAGGTTCGCCACGGCCCCGGAGACCTTCGCCGAACGCGAACAGCGCCTGATCCGGCAGATGTCAGGCAACCCCAGGGTCGCCCACCGGATCAGGAACGGTGCCGTCCCCGAATGGATGGCCGTGGACAAGGACCGCCGCGAACACGCCGAACGCAAAGCCAAACAGGCCAAGCGCTGGGAAACCGCACCCGCCCCTGACCCCGGCGACCCGTTCCCGCCCCGCAAGCCCCGCGGCCGCCACCGGGCCCCACACTGGTGGCGCAGCGAGTGGGCGGCCTCGACGCTGACCTTCGGGATGGCGTTGGCCGCCGGGATGGTGGTCAGCCACATCACCGCACTACTCCTGTAGTCAAGGCCGGAACTCTGTCCACAGGCTGTGGAAACTTCCATCCGCAGCCTGTGGATGTTCGGAACCTTGTGGCCACGAATAGCCCGTGCCAGGCTCATGCCCCGTGATCGATGACTTCGCGAAGGCCAACCTGCACGGAAGACTTCGCCGAGACCGCAAGGCGCTGCTCTGGAAACTCGACGGCCTGTCCGAATACGACTCCCGCCGACCTCTGACAGCGACCGGGACCAACCTCCTCGGCCTGGTCAAACACGTGGCCACCGTCGAGGCCAGGTACTTCGGCGAGGTCTTCGACCGCCCTTCCCCCGAACCGCTGTGCCGGTGGCAGGACTCCGACGGCAGCGATCAGTGGGCGAACGAGCACGAGAACCGCGATCAAATCATCGAGTTCTACCTACGCACGTGGGAACACTCGGACGCGACGATCAACGAGCTCCCCATCGACGCCCCCGGCCACGTCCCGTGGTGGCCGGAACCCCACCCCAACACGAACCTGTTCGCCGTCCTGGCCCACGTCCTCGGCGAGACCCTCCGACACACCGGACACGCCGACATCCTCCGCGAAACCCTCGACGGCCGGACCGGCCTACGCCCCGAATACGAGCAGCCCATCGACGAGGCAGTCCGCGCGGCCTACCGAGCCAAGGTCGAACAGGCCGCCAGGTCAGTCGCCCCGCTCAAGGCTTAAAGGTCGTCTCACGTGACTTGATGCGAGCTGTGACCGCTGATCCAGCAAAGCGTCTGCCTCCGGACAGTGCTTCAGGTTCAGATGGGAAATTCTCCGTACCAGGCAGCGTCCAGCAGGTGTTCAGGAAGGTAGTCCGAGCGCACGTCCATCCGGAATGACGGATCCTGCCGCGCACGGTCAAAGCCCAGGCAAGCCAACGCGAGCAACCCCAGGGGGAGCAGACTCGCAAGATTGTCCTTCCCCTCCCATGTCTGGGTGTGGAACTCACCGAACGACTCCAGCCCTCGGACCAGGGTCTGCTCGAACTCCTCGGGGTCACCACTCAGGAAACTCCGCAGCAGATCCATCTCCGGAAAGACCAACAGGTTCAGACCACGATCGGCCGACTCCATGCCCACGCGACGGGGGTCCGACAGCTCCATGGCTCGGCCCAGTCGCTCTACCAGGAGTTCGGGATCATCATGAACCAACGCCTGTAGAGCGCCCACCCACTCGTAGGCGTACTCGAGATACTGCGCCCCGTCACTCTCCCCGGCTTCCCTCAACAGCTCCACGGGAATCCCCGCCAGGAAACGGATCCGCTCAACGTCCCGACAGACCACCGCCATGTAGAACGCGGTCTGCCAGTTCTCGGCATTGGTGCAGTATCGAGGACCGGTCGCCACCAACTTCCGTGACTTGTGGTCGATGAGGCACTCAACCTCTTCACCTGGCGGAGCCGTGGTGACCGCGAACATCGCGTTGTAGTACTGCATCGCAGCAACCCACGACTCCCAGGTCTCCAACCGATCACACACAGGGTCAGCGACCAAAGCTTCACTGGCGAATCGGTGCATGAACCAGAGATAGATGTCAGCAGACTCAGCATCGCGCACTAGGTTATCGATGAACTCCTTTCTCAGTTCAATATTTTTCTGTGCATCACTCTTCAGCACGTCAGGAGAAATCTGCGAAACTCGATCAATGAAAATCATTCAGGTTTTCCATCCGTAAATATCAAACATTCGATAGAAGAACCCGTCGGCAATGGGAGTGCTTCTTTCGGATTCTATGACTGGATTCCCGTCCACTCCTCTGGCGACATCGGGATTCCCCTTGAAGAGAGCGTATCTTAGAGATTTATTATTGACTCCATTGATAATTTCCGTAGCTAGGGATATTTCTCCGCGTTGCCACATTCGGTTGGCGATTTCCATCACATACTCCTTCCTTCCCTGCATCACCTTAACAGGCTTCCCCGACTGTGGGTAGTGGGTGGTTTCGCCGAGGTCAGTGTGCTTGCTGCCCTTCGCCTCGACGATAACGATCCCATCTTTGGTGCGGTAGATGAGGTCAAACTGGTTGTTTCCGTTAGCCGGGGCCAGGGGTGACGGGTTCAGCAGCACCGCATCAGTCAGGTCGGGTTTTTCGATTTCTACGAGAGTTTTATTTCCATCCAGGTCAACCACCTCTCGCGTGACGGGGTTCCCCTTGGAGTCCCTGAGGGTCCCACCATCGAAAGCAAATCGCGCACCCAGGTCCGCGCTTTTCTCTCCGAGGAGTTCGGAGGTAATCGACATTTCAGAATTAAGGCGATCGTACTCTTTCTTTGCCTTCGCGACGTTCGTGTGGTTATTCCCGTCCTTTTCATACTTGCCGTGGTCGGACTCTGCTTTCTGAAGTTTGGTCTCTGCCGCCTTGACTGCGTCGATGCTCACCCGCCGCTCCTCGGCCAGCCATTGGAGCTGATTGAATCTGAGGCGAAGGTCCTCCCTTCTGTAGTATTCTTTTGCGGTCAGTTTGTCGTTCAGGAAGTTTTTGTCACTGATGGCCGTCTTGATATTGTCGCCAAGAAAGTCGGGGGGGATTGGCGAAGCGAGAGGGGTCCATCGTCCGGTGTTGGGATCCTTTGTGATTTTTGGAAGGGGTAGCTCTTCTGCGCCAACCCTGGTGTGAATGGAGTGGCGATGACCGTCTTTCTCCCGATAGTACTCTCTGAGTACATCCTTGTTGTTGGGATCGTTGATGAGATTTTCGAGGTCCCGAAAGAAGGCGTCCTGGTCACCGTTCCATCGGTGCGTCTTGAACTGGGCCAGGGTCTTCGGGCTGGGTGGCCTGTTGCTGTCGTCGGGCCCTCCTGCGTT
This DNA window, taken from Nocardiopsis exhalans, encodes the following:
- a CDS encoding GNAT family N-acetyltransferase; this translates as MIADHFPPMGLRLNTPRLQLRMPSDTDLSQLAEAAVAGIHDPERMPFIVPWTDQTPRRLAAGVIQHNWSAMASWTPEKWTFNAAVVHEGTVIGLQDMTGKDFAITRQVGTGSWLTQRHQGKGFGTEMRAAVLHLAFEYLGAEAAVTEVFKTSAASRGVTRKLGYQPDGNNLVAVRGQQVSEDRYRLTRENWEKHRTVPVTVEGLEPCLPYFGLGELPD
- a CDS encoding RodZ domain-containing protein, producing the protein MAIVGAVVLLVTLVALGGYFLYRALPGTGTSVSANASEAAADAVDSDEMGVLYIRVVGESSKVFVRVPGGDVLLDQDLTQGSSVNYPSNANGLEVTIGDPTAVEVYVNGDHRDISDRDPGHSFTLKP
- a CDS encoding DinB family protein → MIDDFAKANLHGRLRRDRKALLWKLDGLSEYDSRRPLTATGTNLLGLVKHVATVEARYFGEVFDRPSPEPLCRWQDSDGSDQWANEHENRDQIIEFYLRTWEHSDATINELPIDAPGHVPWWPEPHPNTNLFAVLAHVLGETLRHTGHADILRETLDGRTGLRPEYEQPIDEAVRAAYRAKVEQAARSVAPLKA
- a CDS encoding DUF397 domain-containing protein, which codes for MAPTPEFRKSSYSNQAQNCVEVADLLGQHLVRDTQNRGAGHLGFAGSEWTAALRAIRVDRV
- a CDS encoding immunity 49 family protein, with the translated sequence MIFIDRVSQISPDVLKSDAQKNIELRKEFIDNLVRDAESADIYLWFMHRFASEALVADPVCDRLETWESWVAAMQYYNAMFAVTTAPPGEEVECLIDHKSRKLVATGPRYCTNAENWQTAFYMAVVCRDVERIRFLAGIPVELLREAGESDGAQYLEYAYEWVGALQALVHDDPELLVERLGRAMELSDPRRVGMESADRGLNLLVFPEMDLLRSFLSGDPEEFEQTLVRGLESFGEFHTQTWEGKDNLASLLPLGLLALACLGFDRARQDPSFRMDVRSDYLPEHLLDAAWYGEFPI
- a CDS encoding ATP-binding protein gives rise to the protein MSASTLDLPEVTVPLLATVQSKYRHYFDSNSGRAPFRNRRYEFGAGPLQMPLVRAFLNACAERQDPDYQDLFTLLGSELAANAIRHTRSGERFGYYTLTCMRLRDELRLLCKDQGVNTPTPSTPDNPRYLTADPNGLDANVNAGRGLAMINALASEWGDNGLTQNRQVWFHLPYDLSDNPWSYF
- the pyrE gene encoding orotate phosphoribosyltransferase; amino-acid sequence: MSERDELLRQINDKAVVRGKVTLSSGKEADYYVDLRRITLDGEAAPLVGSVLLDTVEDLEFDAVGGLTLGADPVATAMLHAAHARGRKLDAFVVRKAGKAHGLQRRIEGPDVKGRRVLALEDTSTTGGSVLTAVEALREAGAEVVAVALIVDRGARGKLEGEGLEYRPVFEVSDLDV
- a CDS encoding ATP-binding protein; this encodes MSTVRADLRTDLTGFNEDLIEALTLCTSELVANTIEHTRSGGSGGRVLRALFESEPGVLRLVVVDDGARESAPAIPTDRTEQEWLTAERGRGLLMVDMLASRWGAYPVVPFPFCADLGMAVWAEFALGGAQR
- a CDS encoding helix-turn-helix domain-containing protein, encoding MRSPTYSPTVRRRRLGMQLRRMREAAGLTATEASDRSKIPRTTLGKIETAETQKVQSGHLDRLVELYKAPYEEAEALRQLARDAGDKGWWWRYRDVFGHGALPDFETEASLIKTYEVATIPGLLQTPEYAAGIFQAGNLTASEHIDRQVEARMRRREILHRHERPPQLWAVIDEAALRRPIGSPGVLAGQLDYLARIGQNANIHIQVLPFSAGAYSGIGSPFTILEFPEPLDPTIVYTDTVTGGQFEEAPEDVEQYVVTFGHVQGTAASTVRSAQIIEGIREESTHGTDT
- a CDS encoding ABC transporter ATP-binding protein; the protein is MRITAEGLDFGYRGWGHRGRKKVLDSLTWNVEPGVTGLLGPNGAGKTTLLSLIVTLLPVRGGRLLIGEHDLATGVGRSRARRELGFVPQRFTLAGELTVADTVAYAAWAHGLDRRACGEAARRALESVDLAELADQRTRSLSGGQRQRVGIAAALAHAPRVLILDEPTAGLDPGQRLRVREVVAGLGADRTVLISTHLIEDVAHLCSRIGVLAGGRLEFQGTFPELEALIDDTAEASAYGSGFERAYDRLITRVGEHQ
- the cutA gene encoding divalent-cation tolerance protein CutA, whose amino-acid sequence is MPVKEDTGVVRVETTVDSREGAESVAGSVVEHRLAACAQVGGPIRSFYRWEGETQADEEWTVVIKTAADRLDDLVAHLVRTHPYDVPEIVAVPVTGGNPAYLAWVRDETRTGGSA
- the fbaA gene encoding class II fructose-bisphosphate aldolase; protein product: MPIASPEVYTEMLSRAKSEGFAYPAINVTSSQTLHAALRGFAEAESDGIVQISTGGAEFLSGASVKDMVTGSVAFAEFARVVAAKYPVNIALHTDHCPKNKLDGFVRPLLEISKERVAKGQEPLFQSHMWDGSAVELEENLQIADELLAASKAARTILEIEVGVVGGEEDGIVGEINEKLYTTPEDALRTAEVLGLGEKGYYMTALTFGNVHGSYKPGFVKLRPEVLKTAQDAVAAKYGKAKAFDFVFHGGSGSTMEEIHEAIDYGVVKMNIDTDTQYAYTRPVVDHIMKNYDGVLKVDGEIGNKKAYDPRAYGKVAEAGMAARVVEGAQHLKSAGNKMK